In Polyangiaceae bacterium, the genomic window CCCTCGCGGTGATCACGAGCTTGCCCGGGTTCTGCGGCACCACCTTGCCGATCAGCGCTGCCTTGACCGGCACCCCGTCGAGCTCGATCACGACGCCGTCCACCTTCGCCGGCAGCTCGAGCTTGATGCCGGCGACGCGCTTCTTCACGCCTTCGCGCGCGGGGCCCAGGAGCTCGGATACGTCCGGCGCCTTGGCTCCGAGGCGCAGCATCTCCTCGGCGCGGTCGTATTCGACCAGGGCTTCGACCAGCTTGTGCTGATTCTCGAGGCAGAAACCCAGGTGATAGCGCAGGCCGGGCGTCTCCTTGATGGCGATGGCCTCGCGCAGCTTGGCCTCGGCCTCCGCCCACCTCTTGTCCTTCTCGAGCTCGGTGGCGTCGGCGAAGGCCTTGCGCGCCACGGCCACCTCCGCGGCGGTGGGCTCCGCGAGCGCGGTCCCCGCCAGGCAAGCGGCGAGGGCGACGGCCGTGAGCGCGAACTGACAGCGGCGAGCTCTGTTCACCAATCGTTCCCCGGGGTGACGGGAGTCTCCCAAAAACACCGCTGCCGTGTCGAAGAAAAATCGCGCAACCCACGACGGCCCGTGCCCGAAGGGCGCGCGCTCATCGCAAAAGCCGGAGGACTTCGCATGGCTCGTATCATCGGCGCCCTGGCGCTCGCCCTGACCCTCGTAGCTGGCTGCGCATTCGAGGATTTCGACTCCAAGGACACGGGCTCCACCGGGGGCGCCGCTGGCTCCAGCGGCGCGAGCGGCGGTTGGAAGGCCGCGGGCGGTGGCGCGGGGACCGGAAGCATCGGCTCGACGGGCGGCGGCAGCGGAAAGACGCCCGCGGGCCTGGCCTGCGCCAATCCCGGAGACTGCGCGAGCGGCCTTTGCTTCGACGGCGTGTGCTGCCAGTCCGAGTGCTCGGGTACCTGCGAGAGCTGCAATCTCCCCGGGAGCGCCGGGACTTGTCAGCCGCACCCGGCCGGTAGCGACCCCGACTCCGAGTGCCTGGACTCGCAGCAGACATCGACCGGATCTTGCGCCGGGCGCTGCGACGGCAATCGCGCCTGCAAGATGCCCAGCGCCGAGACGCACTGCGGCCCCAACGCCTGTTCGGGCGACAAGCAGGTGGCGGAGGTGTGCAATGGCCAGGGCGCGTGCGTGACCACCGAGAAGGGCTGCGCTCCGTTCACCTGCGACAACGGTGCTTGCGTCACGACCTGCACCAGTGACGCACACTGCGCCGACCCGAAGACCTGGTGCAAGCAAGGCTCCTGCGCCAACAAGTTCGGCCCCGGCGTGCCGTGCACCGCCGACAGTCAGTGCGATACGGACCATTGCGTGGACGGCGTCTGCTGCGATAGCTCGAGCTGCCCCGCCCCGTTCTCTTGCTCCACCGGGACTTGCGCCTGCGGGAATACCCCGTGCGCGCCCGGCATGGCCTGCGTCCCCTGGTACGAGGACACCGACGGCGACGGCTTCGGGGACAAGACCAAGAGCATCCTCTCGTGCGCGTACGGCAGCGGGAGCGTGATCATCGGCGGCAAGAAGTACGCGATCAACGGCGACGACTGCTTCGACGGAAACAAGAACGTCTTCCCCGGGCAGACCGCCTTCTTCGGCACGCACCGAGGCGACGGCAGCTTCGACTACGACTGCAACGGCAGCGACGAGAAGAAGTACGCGACCGTCTCCTCGCCGGTGTGTCGCGACTGCCACGGCTACGGCTCGTCGTCGGCAGCTTGCTCGTTGACCTGCGGCACGCTGGGGCTCGCGAGCATGGGCGTCACCTGCAACCTCCCGGGCAACTGCGGCGGACCGAAGGACACGACCGTGTTCGCCGTGGACGTGGCCTGCGGCGGAGCGGCCGACCTGAAGAGCTGCAACGACTGCCACCCGAGCTACATCATTCCCGAAAGCGTGGGACTGACGCAGCAGACCTGCCGCTGATCCACGAGCGAATCTTCCCCGCGATTGCACGTCCAACCCGAGAGGCTCATCCTGTCCATGTCGTCGATGCCCCGCGTAATCCGCTTCGCCCCGCTCGCTCTGGTCCTGGTCGCGCTGGCCTGCGCCGGCTCCGAAGAGGACGCGGACACCACGACCAGCGGCGGAAGCGCAGGCCTCCCGAGCGGCGGCAGCGGTGGCTCCGGCGCGAGCTCCGGCAGCGGCGGCGCGAGCTCCGGCGGCAAGAGCGGCGCCTCCGGCTCCGGCGGCGGCTCGACGCTGGCGGAGAACGGCGCGGCGTGCAGCGCGAGCGCCGACTGCAAGAGCACCTGGTGCGTGGACGGCGTGTGCTGCGACGGCAACTGCACCGGGGCCTGCCGCTCCTGCAAGAGCTCCGGCAAGGTGGGCACCTGCACGCTCGCCGTCGCGGGCACGGATCCCGAGGCGGAGTGCGGCGACGGCACGAGCGCCTGCTCCGGCACCTGCGACGGCGCCGGCGCGTGCGCGTACCCGGGCGCGGAGAAGCTCTGCGGCGCGACGAGCTGTCAGAACGGCAAGCAGTCCGCCGACAGCTGCGACGGCGCCGGCGCGTGCGTCACCGCGGAGAAGGACTGCGGCCTGTTCATCTGCGCCGGCAGCGCCTGCCTCGGTAGCTGCCAGAACGACTCCGACTGCGTCCCGACGGCTTTCTGCAACACGTCGTCCGGCAAGTGCGAGGCCAAGAAGGACGACGGCAAGGTCTGCGCGCAGCCGAACGAATGTACCAGCGGCGTGTGCGTCAGCGGCGTCTGCTGCAACACCGCCTGCGACGCGCCGTCCGCGTGCTGGACGGGCCAGTGCCTGTGCGACAAGACGGCCTGCGCGACCGGCGAGAAGTGCACGACCTGGTACGCCGACGTGGACGGCGACGGCTTCGGCGACAAGACCAAGACCAAGCTGGGCTGCGAGACCACCGGCCCGAACGACGGCGCCACCTACGCCAAGAACGGCGACGACTGCTTCGACACCAACCCGAACGCGAAGCCCGGCCAGACCGCCTACTTCACCGCCGACCGCGGTGACGGCAGCTACGACTACAACTGCAACCTGGCCAAGGAGCTCCAGTACCCGGACGTCACGGGCCTGACCTGCGGCGACTGCGGGCTGAAGATCGACTCGATCTGCTACTCGTGCGGCGTGTTCCCGGGCATCAACACCTACGGTTTCGGCTGCAACGCCACGAACAAATGCAGCTTCACCGGCGCCAAGTCCGGCTACAAGCAGAGCGTGGACTGCGGGCAGCTCGGCCTGCTCTACTCCTGCGAACAGTGTTCGGCCACGACCAACACCGGCGTTTCGACCAAGCAAGGCTGCCGCTAGCTGCCGCTGGCAGCCGTTGGCTACCGCTAGCTACCGCTGGCTGCCGCTGGCTGCCGCTGGCCCCCGCCAGCCCGCGAAATTCCTAGCAACCGTCCGGAGCGCGCACCCGATAGCGGGTTCTACGGAGGCGTCGCGTGGGACTCGGTGGAACTTGCCAACAAGGCCCGGCTGAGCGATTGAATGACCCGACCCCGATGAGCGAGGAGCGCCGCCCGCCCGTCCCGGCCCCGCTGGCCCCATCAGCCGACCCTGCCTTCGGAGGCGACACGCCCCGCGAGGGCACGCCCGCCTTCGGCGACACGCCAGTGGACGGCTCGCCGGCGTTCGGCGACACACCCATCGGGGGCTCGCCGGCTTTCGGTCACGACACCGACGAGATCCTCGTGTCGGTGGCAGGAGAGCCCCCCTTCGCCGGCCCCACCCCGGATCACGCCAGTGAATACGTCCCGCCGCGCGAGCTCCCCAAGCCCGTCGAGCACAAGACGATCGAGAACATCCCCGTCCGCATCGCGCCCGAGGCGGACCCCCGCCGCGCGCAGACCCAGAAGGCGATGCGCGTGCTCGAGCGCGAGGAGGCCCAGCGCCACCTGATGCTGATGGGCGTGGACGCCGCGGCCGCTACCTCGAGCGTGCGCCCATCTTCCGCGTCCTTCTCGGACGCCGAGTCGTCCAAGAGCCGCGCCGGCCTGCTCATCGGCGGCGCCATCGTGTTCTTGGTCCTGGTCGCCGTCGGCTTCATCGTGGTCAACATCGTCCGAGGCGACCCCGAGGCGGCCGCGCCGAGCGCCGCGCCCGCGACCGCCGCCGCGCCGGCGCCCGCGCCCACCCCCAAGCCCGCGCCTGCGCCGCTGCGCGTGCCCGAGCCTTCCCCCGAGCCCACGTCGAGCGCCCGGCCCGCAAAGCTCAGGCCGCCAGACAGCGAAGGCATGGACCCGCCGGAGGCTCCGATCAAGCGCAAGCCGAAGCCCGTCGTCGAGCAGCCGAAGCCGATCAACGAGTGACGCCCCCTCCGCGGCGCTCGCGTCGCGGGACTCCCGGCTCGCCGCGCGCTCGAAGCCGATCGACGAGTGACGCTCGCGTCGTCGGGTCCTGCGTCGCCGCGCGCGCTCGAAGCCGATCAACGAGTGACGCCCGCTCCCCGCTCGCGCTTTGCCGGGTCCTGCTTCGCCGCGCGCGCTCGAGGCGCCGCGCACCCGAAATAGTGCGCAACTGGGATCCGCCCACGACCGAAGGAGCGCCGTTCACCACAACGGAGGCCTCTTCCATGATTCGCATCAAGTCCCCTCTCTCGTTCGCCCTGGCGTTAGCCCTGTCCATCAACGCGGGTTGCGCCGCTGACGAGTTCGAAACGAAAGACGAGGCCGGCGACGGCGGCGCGGCCGGAGCCGCTGGCAACTCGTCAGGCGGCTCCCAGGCCACGGGCGGCGCGAGCGGCGCGAGCTCCGGCGGAGGCGCCGACAGCGGCGCTGGTGCCGGCGGATCGGGCGGCGCGAGCGGCAGCTCGAGCGGGGGCGCAAGCGGCAGCTCCACCGGCGGGACCGGCAGCGGCAAGACGCCCGCGGGCTCCGCTTGCAGCGCCGACGCCGACTGCGCCACCGGTTTCTGCACCGACGGCGTGTGCTGCCAGTCCGACTGCTCCGGCCCCTGCGAGAGCTGCAACCAGCCGGGCAACGCGGGCTCCTGCCAGCCCCACGCGGACGGCACCGACCCCGACCAGGACTGCCTGGACTCGGCGAAGGGCACCGGGGCGTGCGCCGGCGCGTGCGACGGCAGCGGCGCCTGCAAGATGCCCGGGACCGAGACGACCTGCGGCCAGACGACCTGCGTGAGCGGCAAGCAGACCGGCAGCGCGTGCAACGGCAAGGGCGAGTGCCTCGTCGCGCAGACGTCCTGCGCGCCCTTCACCTGCAGCGGCAGCGTGTGCGCGACCAAGTGTGACACCGACGCGCAGTGCGCCAACGCCGGCTCCTACTGCAAGGCCGGCGCCTGCGTGCCGAAGCAAGCGCTGGGCGCGGCGTGCACCGCCAGCAACCAGTGCACGAGCAACGCCTGCGTGGACGGGTCCTGCTGCGCGAGCGCGAGCTGCGGCCCGAGCTTCTCGTGCTCGAGCGGCACCTGCCAGTGCAACGGCGTGACCTGCGCCGCCGGCGACCAGTGCGTGCTCTGGTACGAGGACGGCGACGGAGACGGCTTCGGCGACAAGACCAAGCCCATGCTCGGCTGTTCCAGCAAGGCCCCGGTGGTCAGCGGCAAGACCTTCGTGAAGAACGCCGACGACTGCTTCGACGCCAACAAGAACGCCTTCCCCGGCCAGACCCAGTTCTTCCCGCTCCACCGCGGCGACAACAGCTACGACTACGACTGCAACGGCACGGAGCAGAAGAAGCACCCGACCATCACCAACCCGTCGTGCCGCGACTGCCACGGCTACGGCTCCAGCACGGCCGCGTGTTCCCTCACTTGCGGCACGCTGGGGCTGCAGAGCATGGGCCTCAGCTGCAACCTGCCGAACAACTGCGGCGGACCGAAGGACACCTTCGCCTACGGCGTCGAAGTCGGCTGCGGCGGGACGGGGAACCTGTTCACCTGCTCGACGCTCTGCTCCTCCGGCACCATCGGACTGGGCCCAACGCAGCAGAACTGCCGCTGAGCTCGCCGCCGAGCGGCGGGACGCGGGCGGCGCCGACGCCTGCCCGCGTCCGCCCCGGCGATCCGCCGATCACCGCCCGGCGCTCGGCTTGACCGCACCGCCCAATGTGACCATGCTCGTGACCATGAGGCCGAGCGTGGTCAAGGCGGGCGAGTTCAAGGCCAAGTGCCTCGAGCTCATGGACCGAGTGGCGGCTACCGGGCGCCCAATCGTGATCACCAAGCGTGGCACGCCGGTCGCGCGGCTCGTCGCCGCCACCACCCGGCCGCCTACTCTCTTCGGCTTCATGAGCGGGCGCATCCAGGTCGTGGGCGACATCGTCGCCCCCATCGACGCTCGCTGGGACGCGGAGCGCTGACGCAAGACGGCGATGCTCCTCGACACCCATGTGCTCGTCTGGCTCGCCGCCGGAGACGACCACCTCGGCCCTCGTGCAAAGCGCGCCATCGACCGCGCGTTTGCCCCCGCGGGATCGAGCGTCGCGGTGTCTGCCTTCAGCTACTGGGAGATCGAGACGCTGATCTCCAGGAAGCGCCTGCGTGGACTCCGCTCCGCGGATGCGCTCCGGGACGAAGCAGCCAAGCTTGGCCTGGTCGAAATCGAGGTGGACAGCGACATCGCCATCGGCGCGGCCCGCCTGCGCGGCTTCCACGGTGACCCCGCCGATCGCATCATCGTCGCGACAGCCCAAGCCCACCGCGCGACGCTCGTCACGGCCGACGAGACGCTGCTCGACTGGGGCTCCTCGCTGCGCACGCTCGACGCCAAGACCTGACGCCGGCTTGCTCCCGAGCGCGCCGTCAATCCCAGATCACCGCGACCAGATCGCCGTCCTGAACGCGCTCGTCGGCGCTGATCAGCGGGCGCCCCGTCGCGCGCGCTGCGGCGACGATCATGCGGTCGAACGGGTCATCCAGGCCGGAGAGGAGCGAAGACTCGGTTGGCGCGGCAAGCGCCCAGGCGTATGCGCCTGGTCCCCCGGAGGTCCCGCCCCGGCGATCGCCGAGTGACGCGCGCGCAGCTTCGGGCCACACTGTGCGCTCCGAGGGAGGACCACATGACCGTGCCCGCGTTCCTGACCGAGCGAGCCGAGCTCGCCCGACTCGACGCTCACTTCGTCCGAGTCCTGCGCGATCTGCACGCACACCCGCCACCCCGCCTGGGCCGCGCCGCGCGCCGCGCCCGCGCCGCCCACCTGGAGCGCCTCGACGCCTACCGCCGGCGCGCCGAGTTCCCCAAGAATCGCCGCTTCCCTGGCCGCATGCTGCCGCACTTCATCGACGAAGGCGGGATCCGCTGCGCCATGGCGCACCTGATGGACGCCACGGGCGCCGCGACCCGTGACTTCGTGCAGCACGTCGCTCGCTCCGCCAATTACGCGCGCATCCGAGACCTCGCCGGCGTGCCCGAGCTCGTCGCTTGGCTCGACGCGAACGGCCTCACCGTGGAAGAGGCCGCTCGCATCCAGCCCACGTATTGCGGCACTCCGGCCAACGCCTGCGTGTGTGCGACCGCCATCTACAACGGGATGCTCAAGGGCACGCCCAGCACGCTGGCCGACGGCGGCACAGGCCTGTCGGTCTCCGCGATCTTCGGCCCGGTGAAGAACGTCAGCGTCAACGACGTCGTCCCTCTCCTCGGCGCCGGCGGCCTCGGACCCACCGACACGGTCTACGCGCTCTGGATCCCC contains:
- a CDS encoding type II toxin-antitoxin system Phd/YefM family antitoxin is translated as MLVTMRPSVVKAGEFKAKCLELMDRVAATGRPIVITKRGTPVARLVAATTRPPTLFGFMSGRIQVVGDIVAPIDARWDAER
- a CDS encoding type II toxin-antitoxin system VapC family toxin, with the translated sequence MLLDTHVLVWLAAGDDHLGPRAKRAIDRAFAPAGSSVAVSAFSYWEIETLISRKRLRGLRSADALRDEAAKLGLVEIEVDSDIAIGAARLRGFHGDPADRIIVATAQAHRATLVTADETLLDWGSSLRTLDAKT